The genomic DNA GGGTCGGTGGCCGGGCGGGTACCCGGCCACCGGTGGTGCGTTCGTGCGGGTCTGTCACTCGAAGACGAACGGGCCCGGGTTCTGCGGGGTCGTGGCGTCGCAGGTGGCCGTGATGCCGAGGACCGAGACGGTCAGGGACGTGGCCTCCAGCGAGTCGCCGGAGGCGACCGTGCCGTCGAGCGGACCCGTGTCGGCCGGGGCGCCGGCCGGGATGGCCGGGTTGGAGCTGCCGGAGAACTCGACCGTGTCGGTGCCGTTCCGGGTGAGGGTGAGCGTCGAGGACGCGGAGTTCGCGCCGATCGGGATCGGGGCGGTGATGGCGTCGGTGGTGATGGTGACGGTCGCGGCGGTGCCGTCCTGCGTGGCTTCGAGCGTCGCCTCGCCGGCGCCCCAACTCCCGCAGTCGAACCCGATGGTGGCGGTCTGCGGCTCCACCGCCAGCGCGCTCGGCGCCGCGAGTAACAGCGCGCCGGCGACCGCGGCACCGACGCCCAGGGCGGTGCGTGCGTTCTTCATGGAGTGCCTCTTCCTGGTGGGGGGTCGGGGTGGATCACCCCGGATACCTAGGCATTGAGGCAGCCCCACCCCGCGAGGGCAAGACCGGTGACGGCCTCTCTTTGTCATGGGCATCACTATTGCGCCATGTTTGTTACCGGCGCGTCAGGTGCCCTCCGGAAGCCGTGCCGCGGCGTGTCCCGTACCCCGGACCGCCGGATCCTCACGGCGCGTATGTCCCCCGGTCGTGCGTCGCGCGGCGGGCAGCGTGCCCCCAGTGGGGTGATCCTCAGTGCCCTGCGCTTTCGCGCCGTCGTTACCAGCCAAACGGGCGCCTACGCACCCTGCCCCCGGGAAGGCGGCTTGTCCTCATGCAGCGCACCGACGCCGGCCCGGCGTGCTTTCCGCTCGCCGAGTTGCGTCACGCCGTCGACCGCGGCATCGCCGCCTGGCTGGACCGCACCGGTTCCGGCGCCGACGACTCCGACCACCTGGCCACCGCGCAGCGCTGGGCGCTCTGCCCGCCCGGGAAGCTGCTGCGGCCGATCACCCTCCTCGCCGCCGCCGGTGCCGTCGGCGGCTCGTACGACGCGGTGCTGCCCGCGGCCGTGGGCATCGAACTCGCCCACGTCGCGACCCTCGTCCACGACGACATCATCGACGGCGACGAGCTGCGCCGCGGCAAGGCCGCGGCGCACCGCGAGTTCGGGCTCGCGCACGGGGTGCTGGCCGCCGACTCGCTGTTCTTCGCCCTCTTCGAGCAGGTCGGCGCCTGCCGGCAGGCCGGCGTGCCCGCGAACCGCGTGCTCGACGCCGTCGGGGTCCTGGGCGCCGCCGGGCAGCAGACCGCGCGCGGCGTCGCCCAGGAGGTCGCGCTCAGCGGCAGCCTGCGCGAGGTGACCTCGGCGGCGGACGGAGGCATCGCCGCGTACGTGGAGATGGCGCGGCTGAAGAGCGCGTCGCTGTTCTACTCCGCGTGCCACGTGGGGGCGCTGCTGGGCGGCGGCAGCCCGGAGGAGACGCGGGCGCTCGCGGCGTACGGGGAGGCGATGGGGATCGCCTTCCAGATCCGGGACGACCTGCTGCCGTACGTGGCCGACGGCGATGCCGGCGACGACGGGGAGGGCGAGGACGGTGACGGAGACGGCGAACTGCGCGCCGGGAAGCCCGTCTGCAGCGACCTCCGCAACCGCCGCCCCGCGCTGCCCGTACTCCTCGCCCACCGCCTCGGCGGCCGCGCCGAACGGGCCGCCCTCGTCGAACTGGTCGACGGCACCACCGACGAGCGCGCCCGCCAGCGGCAGCTCTCCCGGCTCGCCCACGACACCGGCGCGCTGGACGCGGCGCAGAGCATGGCGCGCGCGTACGTCGACCGCTGCCGGGAGGCGCTCGCGCCGGTGCCCGCGGGCACGGACCGCGACCGGCTGGCGTGGCTGGCGGACGAGGTGGCGGGCGCGACGTACGGCAACGGGGCGGCGGGCACGGCGAACGGCCATGAGACGGCGGGTGAGACGTACGGCCACGAGGCGG from Streptomyces sp. CMB-StM0423 includes the following:
- a CDS encoding polyprenyl synthetase family protein codes for the protein MQRTDAGPACFPLAELRHAVDRGIAAWLDRTGSGADDSDHLATAQRWALCPPGKLLRPITLLAAAGAVGGSYDAVLPAAVGIELAHVATLVHDDIIDGDELRRGKAAAHREFGLAHGVLAADSLFFALFEQVGACRQAGVPANRVLDAVGVLGAAGQQTARGVAQEVALSGSLREVTSAADGGIAAYVEMARLKSASLFYSACHVGALLGGGSPEETRALAAYGEAMGIAFQIRDDLLPYVADGDAGDDGEGEDGDGDGELRAGKPVCSDLRNRRPALPVLLAHRLGGRAERAALVELVDGTTDERARQRQLSRLAHDTGALDAAQSMARAYVDRCREALAPVPAGTDRDRLAWLADEVAGATYGNGAAGTANGHETAGETYGHEAAGTAYGHGPGGDQP